The stretch of DNA TCATTTATTGAAGGGATAAAAGACTCTGCATCGTCATCCGACGAAACGGCAGCCTCGGTGTAAGTATCTTCAACTATTTCATCAAGCATCACCTTTTCAACGTTGGGCTGATTTCTTCGGAAATTGCGAGAATCCTCCTGATGCAATCTCTGATTTCTATCTTGCTTTTGCCTATCGGCAGGTCTATTTCCTCCACGGTCAGGCTTTGGTTGATTGGCATCATGCTTTGCGGGAGCATCTTCCGAAGAGGAATTCGAAGAGTCATTATTTGCGGAAACAATTCTCTCGAATCTTACAGTCCCCTTTTTTAGCCTTTCCCTTTTAATCTTTAGCTCTTCGACGGGTTTCGATAGAGGTTCTTCGGTAGCTGCTTGGGGAGTTAAGTCAACCTCCACCTTTTCTTCTTTTGGAGGGGCCGGAGCCTCTTCCTTTTTCTTACTTTCTACCTTCTTTGGTAGACTTGTACTTTTCTGAGGACTCTGAGTTGCAGCCTGTAAAGCCTGCTCATCCAAAATCTTGTAAATTAAATCTTGCTTTTTAAGTGCATCTATGCGCTTAATATTAAGCTGCTTAGCAATGTCCTTTAGATCAGACAACAGCTTATTGTTCAACTCTAAAATATCATACATATAATGTTCTATGAATTACTCGTTCTAAAACTTACTCATGGAGAATCTTGTGAGAAAATCACTAAAAATGAAAGGAATGCGTAGTCACGCAGTATAAGTCGGTGCAATATTAGAACAACTCCAGAAAAAATGCAACTTTTCTGGAACTTTTTTGTTGAAATAGAGTAAAAAAAGAGACATAGATAAATAAGATTACACAGTTTAACTTTATAGGGATTATTTGTACTATATTTAACCGAATTGCATTAATTAAACTTAGGGCATGAGGCAGCTTAAGATAACAAAGCAGGTAACCAACAGGGAGACTCCATCGCTAGACAAGTATCTCCACGAAATCGGAAAGGAAGATTTGATAAGTGCGGAAGAGGAAATTTTACTAGCAAGACGCATAAAACAAGGTGATCCCAAAGCCATAGAAAAGCTAATTCGAGCAAATCTACGTTTTGTCGTTTCCGTCGCCAAGCAGTATCAGAACCAAGGCTTAACCCTATCAGACCTTATAAACGAAGGAAACCTAGGACTTATCAAGGCAACTCAACGCTTTGACGATACCAGAGGTTTTAAGTTTATTTCGTACGCCGTATGGTGGATTCGGCAATCCATTCTTCAGGCATTGGCAGAACAAGCTCGAATAGTTAGACTTCCTCTAAATAAAATAGGAACCCTCAATAAAATAAACAAAGCATTCGCTGACTTAGAG from Alistipes sp. ZOR0009 encodes:
- a CDS encoding RNA polymerase sigma factor RpoD/SigA, translating into MRQLKITKQVTNRETPSLDKYLHEIGKEDLISAEEEILLARRIKQGDPKAIEKLIRANLRFVVSVAKQYQNQGLTLSDLINEGNLGLIKATQRFDDTRGFKFISYAVWWIRQSILQALAEQARIVRLPLNKIGTLNKINKAFADLEQQFEREPSIEEISDIVDIGPKEIREVLKSSSRPVSMDAPIGTDEDMALHDILLNADEQTPDGELAYDSLKTEVQRILSSLLDRESIILELYFGLNGYHPHTLDEIGLKVDLTRERVRQIKEKALKKLKGLAKEKILRGYL